In Xanthomonas theicola, a single genomic region encodes these proteins:
- a CDS encoding DNA-3-methyladenine glycosylase I — MTTYCDSAPGHPLHGPYHDDEYGVPLRGERELFERLLLEINQAGLSWELMLKKRAGFRAAYAGFDVDTVADYGQADVRRLLADPGIVRNRRKVQAAIHNAQVIRGLRQSHGSFAAWLDAHHPRDKPDWIKLFKRTFRFTGGEITGQFLMSLGYLRGAHLEDCPAFARIARLDPAWSGE, encoded by the coding sequence ATGACTACCTATTGCGACAGCGCCCCTGGCCATCCATTGCACGGCCCCTACCATGACGACGAATACGGCGTCCCGCTGCGCGGCGAACGCGAACTGTTCGAGCGGCTGCTGCTGGAGATCAACCAGGCCGGGCTGAGCTGGGAACTGATGCTGAAGAAACGCGCCGGCTTCCGCGCCGCCTACGCCGGATTCGACGTAGACACCGTCGCCGACTACGGCCAGGCCGACGTGCGGCGCCTGCTCGCCGACCCCGGCATTGTCCGCAACCGGCGCAAGGTGCAAGCGGCGATCCACAACGCCCAGGTGATCCGTGGGCTGCGCCAGTCGCACGGCAGCTTCGCCGCGTGGCTGGACGCGCACCACCCGCGCGACAAGCCCGACTGGATCAAGCTGTTCAAGCGTACGTTCCGCTTCACCGGCGGCGAGATCACCGGCCAATTCCTGATGAGCCTGGGCTATCTGCGCGGCGCGCACCTCGAGGATTGCCCGGCGTTCGCGCGCATTGCGCGGCTGGATCCAGCGTGGAGCGGAGAATAG
- a CDS encoding DUF4153 domain-containing protein, producing METAPDLPRQTRAFIVLVALLQGALMYLAQRGAETGLWPFAALGSRVCWYTLVLTVPTLTLLSVRRLSELRLWQHAIALALLVAALSAWAAWSATGAPGLRSAEVLAPFGMAIALGMFVLLPWLQCRLPHGRWQAPYRELFEHAWQNALTLALAGVFVGVCWLVLWLWGALFALVKLDFFRELFRETAFVHLATGTMFGLGLLIGRTQQRAVQVMRQILFAICTGLLPLLAFVAVLFALSLPFTGLQPLWETRAAAKILIALVAGLAVFVNAVYQDGEAAPPYPQWLRRLIDAGLLSLPLYALLALYALWLRIDQYGWSADRFKGVLAAVLACGYAFGYAWAVLRPRGRWLRPLAPVNRAMSWGVIALALATASPLLDPYRLVVGNQLQRLADGRTTAAQMDLYYLRFDSGRRGYRAMQALRDVPGFVDDPAQLQRLQRVLDRPQRWSGSGEEEEEDPARDRIADPAQLRQHIPLAAGSADPGADWWQALLAGQFNDSGCRQREGRCVLLVRDLDGDGRDDTLLCNQQEIYGLRCRIHARSRDRWQDAAGVHFFSRDGKHPDAPLEALQAGELEPARRRWPDLRLPGAQRADVSPEDDHQDD from the coding sequence ATGGAAACCGCCCCCGACCTGCCGCGGCAGACCCGTGCCTTCATCGTGCTGGTGGCGCTGCTGCAGGGTGCGCTGATGTACCTGGCCCAGCGTGGCGCCGAGACCGGCCTGTGGCCGTTCGCGGCACTGGGCAGCCGGGTGTGCTGGTACACCCTGGTGCTGACCGTGCCGACGCTGACCCTGCTGTCGGTGCGGCGCCTGAGCGAGCTGCGCCTGTGGCAGCACGCGATCGCGCTGGCGCTGCTGGTGGCGGCGCTGTCGGCCTGGGCGGCGTGGAGCGCCACTGGCGCGCCGGGGCTGCGTAGCGCGGAGGTGCTGGCGCCGTTCGGCATGGCCATCGCGCTGGGCATGTTCGTGCTGCTGCCGTGGCTGCAATGCCGCCTGCCGCATGGCCGCTGGCAGGCGCCGTACCGCGAGCTGTTCGAGCACGCCTGGCAGAACGCGTTGACCCTGGCATTGGCCGGCGTGTTCGTCGGCGTCTGCTGGCTGGTGCTGTGGCTGTGGGGCGCGCTGTTCGCGCTGGTGAAGCTGGATTTCTTCCGCGAGTTGTTCCGCGAGACCGCCTTCGTCCACCTCGCCACCGGCACCATGTTCGGCCTGGGCCTGCTGATCGGCCGCACCCAGCAGCGCGCGGTGCAGGTGATGCGGCAGATCCTGTTCGCGATCTGCACCGGGCTGCTGCCGCTGCTGGCGTTCGTGGCGGTGCTGTTCGCGCTGAGCCTGCCGTTCACCGGGCTGCAGCCGCTGTGGGAGACCCGCGCCGCGGCAAAGATCCTGATTGCGCTGGTCGCCGGCTTGGCGGTGTTCGTCAATGCCGTGTACCAGGACGGCGAGGCCGCCCCGCCCTATCCGCAATGGCTGCGGCGGCTGATCGACGCCGGCCTGCTGAGCCTGCCGCTGTACGCGCTGCTGGCGCTGTACGCGCTGTGGTTGCGCATCGACCAGTACGGCTGGAGCGCGGACCGTTTCAAGGGCGTGCTGGCGGCGGTGCTCGCCTGCGGCTACGCGTTCGGCTATGCGTGGGCGGTGCTGCGTCCGCGCGGACGCTGGCTGCGGCCGCTGGCGCCGGTCAACCGGGCCATGTCATGGGGGGTGATCGCGCTGGCGCTGGCCACCGCGTCGCCGCTGCTGGACCCGTACCGCCTCGTCGTCGGCAACCAGTTGCAGCGCCTGGCCGACGGCCGCACCACGGCCGCGCAGATGGATCTGTACTACCTGCGCTTCGACAGCGGCCGCCGCGGCTACCGCGCCATGCAGGCGCTGCGCGACGTGCCGGGCTTCGTCGACGACCCTGCCCAGTTGCAGCGGCTGCAGCGCGTCCTGGACCGCCCGCAACGCTGGAGCGGCAGCGGCGAGGAGGAGGAGGAGGACCCCGCGCGCGACCGCATCGCCGATCCTGCCCAACTGCGCCAGCACATCCCGCTCGCCGCCGGCAGCGCCGATCCCGGCGCCGACTGGTGGCAGGCGCTGCTCGCCGGCCAGTTCAACGACAGCGGCTGCCGGCAGCGCGAGGGCCGCTGCGTGCTGCTGGTGCGCGATCTGGACGGCGACGGCCGCGACGACACCCTGCTGTGCAACCAGCAGGAGATCTACGGCCTGCGATGCCGCATCCATGCGCGCAGCCGAGACCGCTGGCAGGATGCGGCAGGGGTGCACTTCTTCTCGCGCGACGGCAAGCACCCGGACGCGCCGCTGGAAGCGCTGCAGGCCGGTGAACTGGAACCGGCGCGACGACGTTGGCCGGACCTGCGTCTGCCGGGTGCGCAGCGCGCCGACGTCTCCCCCGAAGACGACCACCAGGACGACTGA
- a CDS encoding YqgE/AlgH family protein encodes MPALPTPLANQLLIALPALSDPNFARGVALICQHDANGAMGVLVNRASEYTLGEVLAQMGIDTIDATLREQVVLSGGPVHPERGFVIHDGARAWDSSLAFGDGLFLTTSRDVLEAMARGDGPRNAVVALGCAGWGAGQLEYELGENSWLTAPADAELLFELPLERRWQTAAGRIGVDLFRLTDYSGHA; translated from the coding sequence ATGCCCGCTTTGCCTACGCCCCTGGCCAACCAACTGCTGATCGCGCTGCCGGCGCTGTCCGATCCCAACTTCGCGCGCGGCGTGGCGCTGATCTGCCAGCACGACGCCAACGGCGCGATGGGGGTGCTGGTCAACCGCGCCTCCGAATACACGCTTGGCGAGGTGTTGGCGCAGATGGGCATCGACACCATCGACGCGACGCTGCGTGAACAGGTGGTGCTCAGCGGCGGGCCAGTGCATCCGGAACGCGGCTTCGTGATCCACGACGGCGCGCGCGCCTGGGATTCGAGCCTGGCGTTCGGCGACGGCCTGTTCCTGACCACCTCGCGCGACGTGCTAGAGGCGATGGCGCGCGGCGACGGCCCGCGCAACGCGGTGGTCGCGCTGGGCTGCGCCGGCTGGGGCGCCGGGCAGCTGGAATACGAACTGGGCGAGAACAGCTGGCTGACCGCGCCGGCCGACGCCGAACTGCTGTTCGAACTGCCGCTGGAGCGGCGCTGGCAGACCGCGGCCGGGCGCATCGGCGTGGACCTGTTCCGCCTTACCGACTACAGCGGGCATGCCTGA
- the ruvX gene encoding Holliday junction resolvase RuvX — protein MPEPDTLAPGAIRRDGTVLGFDVGNRRIGVAVGNALGNGARALAVVDVQAQGPDWPALDRLHAEWRPHGLVVGDPLTLDGADQPNRKRAHAFARELGARYRLPVVLVDERSSSVEAAKRFAVDRAAGRKRRRDAAALDAAAAAVIVERWLAAPGDATSLS, from the coding sequence ATGCCTGAGCCCGACACGCTCGCGCCCGGCGCGATCCGCCGCGACGGCACCGTGCTCGGTTTCGACGTCGGCAACCGTCGCATCGGCGTGGCCGTCGGCAACGCTTTGGGCAACGGCGCGCGCGCCCTGGCCGTGGTCGACGTGCAGGCGCAGGGACCGGACTGGCCGGCGCTGGACCGCCTGCATGCCGAGTGGCGCCCGCACGGCCTGGTGGTCGGCGATCCGCTGACCCTGGACGGCGCCGACCAACCCAACCGCAAGCGCGCGCATGCCTTCGCCCGCGAACTCGGCGCGCGCTACCGGCTGCCGGTGGTGCTGGTCGACGAGCGTTCCAGTTCGGTCGAGGCGGCCAAGCGCTTCGCCGTGGACCGCGCCGCAGGCCGCAAGCGCCGCCGCGACGCCGCCGCGCTGGATGCGGCCGCCGCCGCGGTGATCGTCGAGCGCTGGCTGGCCGCGCCCGGCGACGCCACCTCCCTTTCCTGA
- a CDS encoding aspartate carbamoyltransferase catalytic subunit: MTDPQLDSNGRLRHLLTLEGLPRATLLQLLDRAGQIRDAAVGRVGKRNVLAGTAVCTLFFEPSTRTRSSFQLAAQRLGADVLNFDASTSSTRKGETARDTLKNLEAMGVRGFVVRHPEDGAVERLAAAAGEGTALINAGDGRSAHPTQGLLDMLTLRHAKGGDFSKLKLVIVGDVKHSRVARSDLHALRTLGAGQVRVCGPQALLPDDDTLAGCVVGDDFDAMLDGVDAVMMLRLQRERMEEGLVSSLEGYHARYGLTAERLRRAAKDAVVLHPGPINRGVEITDEVADGAQSCVLRQVANGVAVRMAVLETLLG, encoded by the coding sequence ATGACTGATCCGCAACTCGATTCGAACGGGCGCCTGCGCCACCTGCTGACCCTGGAAGGCCTGCCGCGCGCGACCTTGCTGCAACTGCTGGACCGCGCCGGGCAGATCCGCGACGCGGCGGTGGGCCGGGTCGGCAAGCGCAACGTGCTGGCCGGTACCGCGGTGTGCACGCTGTTCTTCGAGCCGTCCACGCGCACCCGCAGCTCGTTCCAGCTGGCCGCGCAGCGGCTGGGCGCGGACGTGCTGAACTTCGACGCCTCGACCTCGTCCACGCGCAAGGGCGAGACCGCGCGCGACACGCTGAAGAACCTGGAGGCGATGGGCGTGCGCGGTTTCGTCGTGCGCCATCCCGAGGACGGCGCGGTCGAGCGCCTGGCCGCGGCGGCGGGCGAGGGCACCGCGCTGATCAACGCCGGCGACGGCCGCAGCGCGCATCCCACCCAGGGCCTGCTCGACATGCTGACCCTGCGCCACGCCAAGGGCGGCGACTTCTCCAAGCTCAAGCTGGTCATCGTCGGCGACGTCAAGCACTCGCGCGTGGCGCGCTCGGACCTGCACGCGTTGCGCACGCTTGGCGCCGGCCAGGTGCGCGTGTGCGGCCCGCAGGCGCTGCTGCCCGACGACGACACCCTGGCCGGCTGCGTGGTCGGCGACGACTTCGACGCCATGCTCGACGGCGTGGACGCGGTGATGATGCTGCGCCTGCAGCGCGAGCGCATGGAGGAAGGCCTGGTGTCCTCGCTGGAGGGCTACCACGCGCGCTACGGCCTCACCGCCGAACGCCTGCGCCGTGCGGCCAAGGACGCGGTGGTGCTGCACCCGGGGCCGATCAACCGCGGCGTGGAGATCACCGACGAAGTGGCCGACGGCGCGCAGTCGTGCGTGCTGCGCCAGGTCGCCAACGGCGTGGCGGTGCGCATGGCGGTGTTGGAGACGTTGTTGGGCTGA
- a CDS encoding DUF6973 domain-containing protein: MVDMPDPKGAKREIEQEAYRYYEQLSGTPLARRPDGSFAAQGHNDQLDAFRHAYTSGRVTQIAGGMQWVARHFGNDAEIGAAHPHDPYEHRMDLWNNAAGRRLGDATADAPDLAQRTYAALRNGELVGGVSDPRLRQLYPQYPRLRLAQGDRQRELVAGGDVDRINSDVSRLQDQAQDRFPPGQQDRACFDALRAQLPDHVSDTKVAHALLAAKSEGIGRVDQIGAATLHNGQIVVSGKTPGFRAQVDANAPRRRRTCARPSIGPTSTTWRALTTSRTARSRRPSRTVRGTGRAVAHAAVRPHRRTPAPRVDGPHR; this comes from the coding sequence ATGGTGGACATGCCCGATCCGAAAGGCGCCAAGCGGGAGATCGAGCAGGAGGCTTATCGGTACTACGAGCAGTTGAGCGGCACGCCGCTGGCCAGGCGCCCCGACGGCAGCTTCGCCGCGCAAGGCCACAACGACCAGCTCGATGCGTTCCGCCACGCCTATACCAGCGGCCGTGTCACCCAGATCGCCGGCGGCATGCAGTGGGTCGCGCGTCATTTTGGCAACGACGCGGAGATCGGTGCGGCGCACCCCCACGATCCGTACGAACACCGCATGGACCTGTGGAACAACGCGGCCGGCCGTCGTCTCGGTGATGCGACTGCCGACGCCCCCGACCTGGCGCAACGCACCTATGCGGCGCTGCGTAACGGCGAACTGGTCGGCGGCGTGTCCGATCCGCGCCTGCGCCAACTGTATCCGCAATATCCGCGCCTGCGACTGGCGCAGGGCGACCGGCAGCGCGAACTGGTCGCCGGTGGCGACGTGGACCGCATCAACAGCGACGTCTCGCGGCTGCAGGACCAGGCGCAGGATCGCTTCCCGCCCGGTCAACAGGATCGCGCTTGTTTCGATGCCCTGCGCGCGCAACTGCCCGACCATGTGTCCGACACCAAGGTCGCCCACGCGTTGCTGGCGGCCAAGTCCGAGGGGATCGGGCGTGTCGACCAGATCGGCGCGGCGACGCTGCACAACGGCCAGATTGTCGTCAGCGGCAAGACGCCCGGCTTCCGGGCACAGGTGGACGCGAATGCGCCGCGCCGGCGCCGGACATGCGCGAGACCGTCTATCGGACCGACCAGCACAACCTGGCGCGCACTTACGACGAGCAGAACCGCGCGCAGTCGCAGGCCCAGCCGCACAGTACGCGGCACCGGCCGGGCCGTAGCGCACGCGGCAGTACGGCCTCACCGTCGAACGCCTGCGCCGCGCGTCGACGGGCCTCATCGGTAG
- a CDS encoding M1 family metallopeptidase produces the protein MSHVLRRAGFAAACASLVGFAQAAAAPAAAAPVSGYDPLALFAPLPLPQPATAYRSGGGVPGPLYWQNRADYDLHATIDPATHTLSGQETITYSNRSPDTLDVLWLQLDQNIYRADARARGVRPAREERPPSPSTDGYRIAKVEVEQGGKRVPAHFLVDDTRMRVDLPQPLAGGGKALKLHIDYAYTVPGTWDGRTAITPTGDGDIYEIAQWHPRMAVYDDQRGWDTQPYLGAEFYLEYGDFDYAVTVSWNYLVAGSGELANPAQVLTATQRQRLARAAASDRTVAIRSAAEIGDAASRPTASGTQTWRFHMAHTRDVAFAASPAFVWDAARINLPGGKHALAMSVYPREGVGADKPDRSTEFVKAAIEHFSQWYPYPWPAAVNLDGHGAGMEYPGIVFDDMHDAGRDLFWITAHELGHGGFPMIVGSNERRDAFMDEGFNTFIDVYASDAINHGEFAPKRDSEYAPKGGNPVDEILPLLADVQAPTLLDRADATSETYRHPLTYFKGALGLVLLREQILGPARFDPAFRKYIAAWAYKHPTPSDFFRLMESESGEDLSWWWRGWYLNNWQLDMGVRAARYVGHDPAKGLLVTLQSRQKLVMPATLRIDFADVSHLDQRVPVETWVQQTRPQIRVPSTQKMLHVTLDPDHCLPDADRGDNRLDAVS, from the coding sequence ATGAGCCATGTCCTGCGCCGCGCCGGTTTCGCCGCGGCTTGCGCTTCCCTCGTCGGCTTCGCCCAGGCCGCCGCCGCGCCGGCCGCTGCCGCACCCGTCAGCGGCTACGACCCGCTGGCCCTGTTCGCGCCCCTGCCGCTGCCGCAGCCGGCCACCGCCTACCGCAGCGGCGGCGGCGTGCCCGGGCCGCTGTACTGGCAGAACCGCGCCGACTACGACCTGCACGCCACCATCGATCCGGCCACGCACACGCTCAGCGGCCAGGAAACCATCACCTACAGCAACCGCAGCCCGGACACGCTGGACGTGCTGTGGCTGCAGCTGGACCAGAACATCTACCGCGCCGATGCGCGCGCCCGCGGCGTGCGCCCGGCGCGGGAGGAGCGCCCGCCGTCGCCGTCCACCGATGGCTACCGCATCGCCAAGGTGGAAGTGGAGCAGGGCGGCAAGCGCGTGCCGGCCCACTTCCTGGTCGACGACACGCGCATGCGCGTGGACCTGCCGCAGCCGCTGGCCGGCGGCGGCAAGGCGCTGAAGCTGCATATCGACTACGCCTACACGGTGCCCGGCACCTGGGACGGGCGCACCGCGATCACCCCGACCGGCGACGGCGACATCTACGAGATCGCGCAGTGGCATCCGCGCATGGCGGTGTACGACGACCAGCGCGGCTGGGACACGCAGCCCTACCTGGGCGCGGAGTTCTACCTGGAATACGGCGATTTCGACTACGCGGTGACGGTGTCGTGGAACTACCTGGTCGCCGGGTCCGGCGAACTGGCGAACCCGGCGCAGGTGCTGACCGCGACGCAACGCCAGCGCCTGGCCCGGGCCGCGGCCAGCGACCGCACCGTGGCGATCCGCAGCGCCGCCGAAATCGGCGATGCGGCCAGCCGGCCGACCGCCAGCGGCACCCAGACCTGGCGCTTCCACATGGCGCATACCCGCGACGTGGCCTTCGCCGCCTCGCCGGCGTTCGTCTGGGACGCCGCGCGCATCAACCTGCCGGGCGGCAAGCATGCGCTGGCGATGTCGGTGTATCCGCGCGAAGGCGTCGGCGCCGATAAGCCGGACCGCTCCACCGAGTTCGTCAAGGCGGCGATCGAGCATTTCTCGCAGTGGTATCCGTACCCGTGGCCGGCGGCGGTGAACCTGGACGGCCACGGCGCCGGCATGGAGTATCCGGGCATCGTGTTCGACGACATGCACGACGCCGGCAGGGACCTGTTCTGGATCACCGCGCACGAACTGGGCCACGGCGGGTTCCCGATGATCGTCGGCTCCAACGAGCGCCGCGACGCATTCATGGACGAAGGCTTCAACACCTTCATCGACGTCTACGCCTCCGACGCGATCAACCACGGCGAATTCGCGCCCAAGCGCGACAGCGAGTATGCGCCCAAGGGCGGCAACCCCGTCGACGAGATCCTGCCGCTGCTGGCCGACGTGCAGGCGCCGACCCTGCTCGACCGCGCCGACGCCACCAGCGAGACCTACCGACATCCGCTGACCTACTTCAAGGGCGCGCTGGGCCTGGTGCTGTTGCGCGAACAGATCCTCGGCCCAGCGCGCTTCGATCCGGCGTTCCGCAAGTACATCGCCGCCTGGGCGTACAAGCATCCGACCCCGTCGGATTTCTTCCGGCTGATGGAAAGCGAGTCCGGCGAAGACCTGTCGTGGTGGTGGCGCGGCTGGTACCTCAACAACTGGCAATTGGACATGGGCGTGCGCGCGGCCCGCTATGTCGGGCACGATCCGGCCAAGGGCCTGCTGGTGACCTTGCAGAGCAGGCAGAAGCTGGTGATGCCGGCGACCTTGCGCATCGACTTCGCCGACGTCAGCCACCTCGACCAGCGCGTGCCGGTGGAAACCTGGGTCCAGCAGACCCGGCCGCAGATCCGCGTGCCGAGCACGCAGAAGATGCTGCACGTGACCCTGGACCCGGACCACTGCCTGCCCGATGCCGACCGTGGCGACAACCGGCTCGATGCGGTGAGCTGA
- a CDS encoding amino acid permease → MPHPSMSPGPAAMSAAPALRHALKPRQLIMMGLGSAIGAGLFLGSGVGVRAAGPAVLLSYLVAGVLVIIVMNALGEMAAAKPASGAFSVYAADALGATAGATVGWLWWLQLVIVIAAEAVGAAGLLATVWPALPVPLAAVLFMAAFTAINLLGVRNFGEFEFWFAILKVAAIVAFILVGVALLAGWLPGVASPGWSNVTGNGGFAPKGLTGIGAALLVVVFAFGGTEIVAVAAAETADPERSIARAIRTVAWRILVFYIGSLSVIIAVVPWQSEALSSPFAAVLQAARIPGAATGITLIAVIALLSALNANLYGASRMIYSLAQRGEAPRALAFTSGQQVPLLAVLASVLFGFAAAVLELLYPNRVLPVLLNIVGATCLLVWMMSLLSQLILRARGDRAGTHLPFRMRGYPVLTVLALAILLVIFGLLAASADTRAQFLSMVALAAAIALVSGVARRLRAGGRAGRSASL, encoded by the coding sequence ATGCCGCATCCGTCCATGTCTCCCGGTCCCGCCGCCATGTCCGCCGCGCCTGCGTTGCGCCATGCGCTGAAACCGCGGCAACTGATCATGATGGGCCTGGGCAGCGCGATCGGGGCCGGCCTGTTCCTGGGCTCGGGCGTGGGCGTGCGTGCGGCAGGGCCGGCGGTGCTGCTCTCCTACCTGGTCGCCGGCGTGCTGGTGATCATCGTGATGAACGCACTGGGCGAAATGGCGGCGGCCAAGCCGGCCAGCGGCGCATTCTCGGTGTATGCCGCCGACGCGCTGGGCGCCACCGCCGGCGCCACGGTGGGCTGGCTGTGGTGGCTGCAACTGGTGATCGTGATCGCCGCCGAGGCGGTGGGCGCGGCCGGCCTGCTGGCCACGGTCTGGCCGGCGTTGCCAGTGCCGCTGGCCGCCGTCCTTTTCATGGCCGCGTTCACCGCGATCAATCTGCTCGGCGTGCGCAATTTCGGCGAGTTCGAATTCTGGTTCGCGATCCTCAAGGTGGCGGCGATCGTCGCCTTCATCCTGGTCGGCGTGGCGCTGCTGGCCGGCTGGCTGCCGGGCGTGGCCTCGCCGGGCTGGTCCAACGTCACCGGTAACGGCGGTTTCGCGCCCAAGGGTCTCACCGGCATCGGCGCGGCGCTGCTGGTGGTGGTGTTCGCCTTCGGCGGTACCGAGATCGTGGCGGTGGCGGCGGCCGAGACCGCCGACCCGGAGCGCAGCATCGCACGCGCGATCCGCACCGTGGCCTGGCGCATCCTGGTGTTCTACATCGGCTCGCTGAGCGTGATCATCGCGGTGGTGCCGTGGCAGAGCGAGGCGCTGAGCTCGCCGTTCGCCGCAGTGCTGCAGGCGGCCAGGATCCCCGGCGCGGCGACCGGCATCACCCTGATCGCGGTGATCGCGCTGCTGTCGGCGCTCAACGCCAATCTGTACGGCGCCTCGCGGATGATCTACTCGCTGGCGCAGCGTGGCGAGGCGCCGCGCGCGCTGGCCTTCACCAGCGGCCAGCAGGTGCCGCTGCTGGCGGTGCTGGCCAGCGTGCTGTTCGGCTTCGCCGCCGCGGTGCTGGAGCTGCTGTATCCGAACCGGGTGCTGCCGGTGCTGCTGAACATCGTCGGCGCGACCTGCCTGCTGGTATGGATGATGTCGCTGCTGTCGCAGCTGATCCTGCGCGCGCGCGGCGACCGTGCCGGCACCCACCTGCCGTTCCGCATGCGCGGCTATCCGGTGCTGACCGTGCTGGCGCTGGCGATTCTGCTGGTGATCTTCGGCCTGCTGGCGGCCTCGGCCGATACGCGGGCGCAGTTCCTGTCGATGGTCGCGCTGGCCGCGGCCATCGCGCTGGTCAGCGGCGTGGCGCGGCGACTGCGCGCCGGGGGCAGGGCAGGCCGGAGTGCTTCCTTGTAG
- a CDS encoding arsenic transporter has translation MTSGHAANLATWSICALATAGVITRPFKLSEAWWAVGGALLLLAFGLMPAAGAWQAVLKGHDVYLFLIGMLLLSETARAEGLFDWVAMQAVNLAKGSTRRLFALVFGFGIVVTALLSNDATAVVLTPAVYAAARKAGAKPLPMLFACALIANAASFVLPISNPANLVMYGGQMPTLGTWLAAFALPSLLAIGVTFAMLRWTERKDLAGRCAARVDTVPLGRGGAVALAGILATAALLVGVSALGLDLGLPTCLAGLATLGAVCLGGRQSPLPMARAVSWAVLPLVAGLFVLVAALVRTGVVGSLAQALASAAAQSPLATAGAAGALLALASNLMNNLPAGLIASTTLAQAQPPQLVVDTLLIGVDLGPNLSVTGSLATILWLTAIRREGEDVGFWRFLKVGALVMPPALLCALGARLLLG, from the coding sequence GAGCATCTGCGCGCTGGCCACCGCCGGGGTGATCACGCGGCCATTCAAACTGTCCGAAGCGTGGTGGGCGGTGGGTGGCGCGCTGCTGCTGCTGGCGTTCGGCTTGATGCCCGCGGCAGGAGCCTGGCAGGCGGTGCTGAAGGGCCACGACGTCTATCTGTTTCTGATCGGGATGCTGCTGCTGTCGGAGACTGCGCGCGCCGAGGGCCTGTTCGACTGGGTGGCGATGCAGGCGGTGAACCTGGCCAAGGGCTCGACCCGGCGTCTGTTCGCGCTGGTGTTCGGCTTCGGCATCGTGGTCACCGCGCTGTTGTCCAACGACGCCACCGCGGTGGTGCTGACCCCGGCGGTGTATGCCGCCGCGCGCAAGGCCGGGGCCAAGCCGCTGCCGATGCTGTTCGCCTGTGCGCTGATCGCCAACGCGGCCAGCTTCGTACTGCCGATCTCCAACCCCGCCAACCTGGTCATGTACGGCGGGCAGATGCCGACGCTGGGTACGTGGCTGGCCGCGTTCGCGCTGCCGTCGCTGCTGGCCATCGGCGTCACCTTCGCCATGCTGCGCTGGACCGAACGCAAGGACCTGGCCGGGCGCTGCGCCGCGCGCGTGGACACGGTGCCGCTCGGCCGCGGCGGCGCAGTCGCACTGGCCGGCATCCTCGCCACCGCGGCGCTGCTGGTCGGCGTCTCCGCGCTGGGCCTGGACCTGGGCCTGCCCACCTGTCTGGCCGGCCTGGCCACGCTGGGCGCGGTGTGCCTGGGCGGCAGGCAATCGCCGCTGCCGATGGCCAGGGCGGTGTCGTGGGCGGTGCTGCCGCTGGTGGCCGGGCTGTTCGTGCTGGTCGCGGCGTTGGTGCGCACCGGGGTGGTCGGCTCGCTCGCGCAAGCGCTGGCCAGCGCCGCCGCGCAGTCGCCGCTGGCGACCGCCGGCGCGGCCGGCGCGCTGTTGGCGTTGGCCTCCAACCTGATGAACAATCTGCCGGCCGGGCTGATCGCCAGCACCACCCTCGCCCAGGCGCAGCCGCCGCAACTGGTCGTCGACACGCTGCTGATCGGCGTGGACCTGGGGCCGAACCTGTCGGTCACCGGCTCGCTGGCCACCATCCTGTGGCTGACCGCGATCCGCCGCGAAGGCGAGGACGTGGGCTTCTGGCGCTTTTTGAAAGTCGGCGCGCTGGTGATGCCGCCGGCCTTGCTGTGCGCGCTGGGAGCACGGCTGCTGCTGGGCTGA